CCACAATATGTCATCCGGAAGATCTGGGAAACCACCAAAGGTGACGCCACCATTGTTACTGGAGTCGGCCAACACCAGATGTTTGCGGCTTTACACTATTTCTATGATAAGCCCAACAGCTTCATCACCTCGGGCGGCCTTGGCACTATGGGTTTCGAACTTCCCGCGGCTTTCGGCGCTCAGGTCGGGCTGCCTGATGAGACTATTTGGTGCATTGCCGGCGACGGTTCAATCCAGATGACCATTCAAGAACTCGGAACCATCCGGCAGGAAAATTCACCGGTTAAGATCGCCATTCTGAACAATGGCTTTCTAGGCATGGTTCGCCAATGGCAGGAGCTTTTCTACGAGCACAACTACTCTTCGACTCCGCTGTGGTGCCCTGATTTTATCAAGATCGCCGAAGCCTACAGCATTCCCGCGCAAAACGTGACTAGGAAAGAAGACGTCGGCTCTGCTATTAAGAAAGCCATGGAAACGGAAGGGCCGTACATCCTGAATTTCGTCGTCGAGCCTGAAGAGAACGTCTATCCCATGGTGCCCCCGGGAGCCGGTATCGACCATATACTTCATGAGCCGCTGAAGGAGGCGTGTTAGATGGCCAATAAACATACCATCGTCGCCCTGGTGGCAGACCGTCCGGGTGTTTTGAACCGCATGGCCAGCCTCTTCCGGCGCCGCGGGTTCAATATCGATTCAATAGCTGTAGGCCATTCCGAAACGCCCCATCTCTCCCGCATGACCATCGTCGCCGAGGGCTCCGACAGTCAGGTGGAGCAGATCCGCAAGCAGGTTGAAAAGATCATCGACGTCATTCGCGTTCAGGATATTTCCGGCCTCGATATCGTATCCCGCGAATTGGCTCTCATCAAGGTCAAGGCCAGCGCCGAAACCCGCTCCGAGATCATGCAGATAGTCGATATTTTCCGCGCCAAGATAGTTGATGTCTCCGCGGATTCGGTGATGGTCGAAGCAACTG
This is a stretch of genomic DNA from Dehalogenimonas etheniformans. It encodes these proteins:
- the ilvN gene encoding acetolactate synthase small subunit codes for the protein MANKHTIVALVADRPGVLNRMASLFRRRGFNIDSIAVGHSETPHLSRMTIVAEGSDSQVEQIRKQVEKIIDVIRVQDISGLDIVSRELALIKVKASAETRSEIMQIVDIFRAKIVDVSADSVMVEATGDEEKLSSLYNLLKPFGIKEMTRTGRIAMARGGQVARREEAAE